CGCCCGACGCGGCGAGGTCCCGCACGCGCTCGACGTACGCGCGCGTGTGCACCGACGTGAGCACCTCGTCGGTTGCCGGCTCCGGTGTGCGGTGCGTCAGCGTCTCCCAAAGCGGCGTGCGCGCAAGACGCGCCTCGATCGCCTCGATACGGGCCGGACGCTCGGGATGCCCGGCCGGGGTGACGTGCCGGTGGTAGTCGGGGTGAACCAGCAGAATCCCGGGTGATGCGGTCACGAACGCCGCGCGGCGCGAGACGGCGCACCGAGGGCCGTCTGGCGCAGCCGCGCGATCGCCGCCGCAACGCCGTCGGGCGCGCCGAACACCGCCGTGCCGGCGACGAGGACGCCCGCGCCGGCCTCGACCACCTGCCTCGCGGTCTCCGGGCCGATGCCGCCGTCGACGGCGATCTCGAAGTCGAGGCCGCGCTCGCGGCGCCACGCCGCGAGCGCGGCCACCTTGGCCGTCATCTCCGGAATGAAGGGCTGCCCGCCGGCGCCCGGCTCCACCGTCATGACGAGAACCGCGGCGACGTGCGGCAGCACCCACGCCACCTGCTCCGGCGGGGTCGCGGGGTTGATCGCCACCCCCGGGCGCGCGCCGAGCGCGGCGATTCGCCGCAGCGTGTCGTAGAGGTGGGGACAGGCTTCCACGTGCACGGTGAGGCTCGCCGCCCCGGCCCGCGCGAACGCCTCGAGGTGCCGCTCCGGCTCGACGATCATGAGGTGCACGTCCACGGGCACGTCGGCGGCCCGGCGGACCGCCCGCACCACGGCCGGCCCCATCGTGATTTCCGGCACGAACCGGCCGTCCATCACGTCCACGTGCAGCATGTCCGCGCCGGCGGCGGCGGCCGCGCGCGCTTCCTCGGCCAGCCGTCCGACGTCGGCGGCGAGGATCGACGGGGCGATTTTGACCGCGGGCGCGCTGCTCAGGGGCGAATCTCCTGGATCAGCCGGCCGTCGATGTATACCTGCACGATCGTGTAGCCCTGGCCGACGATTTGGCGGTCCACGTTCTCGCCGGGACGATGCATCCCCTCGTACGCCGTGTGCACGCCCCGCTGATCGATCACGACGATGCGCACGAGCTGCCGCGAGGCGCCCTCCGGGACGATGATGTGCAGATGGGTCTGGCGCTGCTCGGTCGAGGCGGACTGGGGCGCCGGCGGTGTGCCGGTCACGATCGGCTGCGGCGGCGCGCCGCCTTCCGCGGGGCGCACCGCGATCGCCACCCCGACGGCGTCGCCGTGGCCGATCCGCGTGCCGGCCGGGGGCGTCATCGCCACCACCTGGCCCGCCGGCACGTCGTCGCGCGCGACCTGGGTCACGTCGCGCAGGGTCACGCCGAGATCCTGGAGGGCCCGGCGCGCGTCGTCGAGCATCCGTCCGACCAGGTCCGGCAGCACGATCGCCTGCTGCCCCTTGCTCACGGTCAGGTTGACCGGCGTGCCGCGGGCGACCGACGCCCCGGGCGCGGGGTCCTGGGTAATGGTGAATCC
This DNA window, taken from bacterium, encodes the following:
- the rpe gene encoding ribulose-phosphate 3-epimerase is translated as MSSAPAVKIAPSILAADVGRLAEEARAAAAAGADMLHVDVMDGRFVPEITMGPAVVRAVRRAADVPVDVHLMIVEPERHLEAFARAGAASLTVHVEACPHLYDTLRRIAALGARPGVAINPATPPEQVAWVLPHVAAVLVMTVEPGAGGQPFIPEMTAKVAALAAWRRERGLDFEIAVDGGIGPETARQVVEAGAGVLVAGTAVFGAPDGVAAAIARLRQTALGAPSRAARRS